CCGCTGCTGTGCGTGCTGGTCGCGTCAGGTCTGGTTGTCGTCATGCTCGGTCTCCACAGTTGACGGGTGTCGAGTAGGCGTCGCGGATGCTCAGCCGGTCGAAGGGGTCCGCCCCTAGCATTGCCAGGGGCTCGGTCGTAGCTACCCCGCAAGGAGTTCCGGTGCGAGCTGCGGGGTACAGCGACGAGCTGGTCGACGACCACATCACAGGACGTGCGCCATCGCCATCGCAAACCCCGTGAGAGGATCGGAGCAGAAACAAAAGGAGAAGTATGAGTGTTCTGTACCTGATCCGGCACGGTCAGGCGTCGTTCGGCACCGATGACTACGATCGACTCTCTCCGCTCGGGGTCGCGCAGAGTCGAGCCGTCGGCGAACAGTTCGCCTACCTCGGCGTCTCGCCTTCTCTCCTGATCCACGGCGACATGCTTCGTCAGCGCCAGACGACTGAAGGCATCGTCACCGGTCTCGACAGTGAGAAGGATTCTCACATCGATTCCGGGTGGAACGAGTTCAACGCCAGCAATCTTCTCGATGCTCTGCCCGACCATGATCCCCGGGCGGCGACTGATTCTCGGATCTTCCAACGCGTGCTCGAGGAAGCGGCCGCGCGATGGGCCGCAGGGGACAACGACGACGATTATGAGGAAGCCTTCTCAGCTTTCACTGCCCGTGTCGATCATGCCCTCGACGAGGCGGTCGATTCGCTCGATTCGGGTGAGCAGACGGTCGTGGTGTCGAGCTCAGGAGCAATCGCCTGGACTGCTGCGCGTCTGCTCGGAGGCGGTTTCGAGCAATGGCTGGCGCTCAACCGCGTCACCGTGAATTCGGGGATCACCAAAATCGTCAAGGGTTCGAGCGGAGTCAGCCTGATCTCCTTCAACGAGCACAGCCACCTGTCGGCGGGGTCGATCACCTACCGCTGACCTCACCCATGCATCCGCGCCCCCTTGACCACTCGATCCACCGCATTCTTCGGCCCGCGCAGAGCGATGCCGACCAGGTTGAGCTCCTCGGCCGCCACTGAGGCGACGGCTTCCCGGTTGGCCGCATCGTGGCCGGTCGAGAACAGCTCCTCCGTGTACACCGCCACGGGGATGCCACGACCGAGCGCGCCTTCGTCCGGGCCTTCGCCAGCACCTCGGCGCCGGAGGCCATGATAAGGACGGGTTGGCGCAGCATCGGGAGGTAGACGTTGCCGTCGGCGTCTCGGTAGTCCTCACCCACCACACCCGATGTGCTGGTGGCGATGCCGCTCATGAGGAACGCCGTGACGTTGAGCTCTTGCCAGGGCAGCAGGTCGTTGCGAAGGACCACAACGACCTTCGTGTCGAACCGTGCCGCCTCGGCGCCGGTGGATGCTTCAGACTGGGTGATGACTTCTGCTGTGTTCGGGTCTTCGTGCATACTCACACTCTTATTCACTTCACAGGTCCGGTCTTGTACGTTTGTGACATGGCAGATGTGATCCACGCGTGGCACCCGGATGTTCCCCTGGTGCAGGAGGTGCTGCATGCGCGATTCGAGCATCATGCCTACCCGTCGCACACCCATGATTCGTGGACGGTGCTGCTCGTCGACCAGGGCACCGTGACCTACGACCTGGACCGTCACGAACACCAGACTTCGCGGTCGGCGGTGACGCTGCTGCCCCCGCAGGTGCCCCATGACGGCCGCTCCGCAACACCGGATGCGCCCTTCCGCAAACGCGTCCTCTACCTCCATCCCGAATGGCTGCCGCACACAGCTGTCGATGCCGCCACTCAGACCCCGACGCTGTTCAATCCGGACGTAACCGCCGCTGTCGATCACATCCACTCTGCACTGAATGACCCGGCCGACGCCCTCGCCGCCGAATGCACAGTCCTCGCCCTGCGCGACCTCGTACAGCCGCACCTGAAATCACCAGTCGACACGGCTTCTGACAAACCACTGGCCCGGCGTCTGCGGCAGCTGCTCGATGATCGCTTAGAGGAGACCTTCACCATCGCCGAGGCGGCCGCCGACTTGAGCGCCCACCGCAGTCACCTGGCCCGCGTGTTCACCGACACCTACGGGATCGCCCCGCATCAATACGTCGTCGGGCGTCGGGTGGACCGCGCCCGCCGACTGCTCCTGTCCGGCCACTCCCCCGCCGAGGCGGCTGCTGAGTCCGGTTTTCATGACCAGTCCCACCTCACTCGGCACTTCCGCCGGACGTTGGGGATGACGCCGGGCGTCTTCGCGGCCTGAGGCAAAGGCGAACCTCCGTCCTCCGCGATCGCTCATACAGTTCGCGAATCGGCCCCCGGCCTCTTCGGCACCCCCAGTCGACGCTCAGCTCTTGAGGACTCGGAAGCTGTCGACGTTCGAGGTCACGGATCCGCGAACGAAACCGGAGGGGGAGGCCGCGATCGCGGTGAGGAATTCGACCGCCTCGGCGGTGATCTCCTCACCGGGCATGATATTGGGCACTCCCGGCGGGTAAGCGGCCAGGGAGTCGGCGGAGATCCGCCCGACGGCCTCGGCAGCGGGCACGATCTCGGTGGCCGCGAAGTACCCTTCGCGAGGACTTACGCGCCTCCGACCGGGGGCGGGCAGCTCCGGGAAGCCCGTCTGCGCACGACCGCTCACAGCCTCAGTCCGCCCCTCGGGGGATTCGACGACCGCCACCAGGGTGTCGAAGACAGCATCGACATCCGGGGTCTTGCCTGCGCCGATGACCGCGACGAGGGTGGTCTCGGTCGACAATTCGAAGTACAGGTCGTGTTCGGTGATGAGCCTGTCACGAACCCAATGGGCGCTGATGCCGGTGGCCGAGAGGTCGATGGGCACCCGGAGGAGATCGGTGTCGACGATATCGGCGAAGGCTCCGAAGCCCTCGCCGACATCGGCGAAGCGATCGTCAGCGGCCAGCAGCTCACGGAAGCGCAGGGCCGTGTCGAGCGATCGGCCGATCATCTCTTCACCGGTGGCCAGGGCGCGCCGGGCGACGTCGAGAGAGCCCATGAGCAGCGCCGATGACGAGGTTGAGGCAGTCATCGTCATCGCCCGGGCGATGAGGGGCTCGAGCACATCGGCGAACGGCCCCTCGCCCAGATGAAGCATCGCCGACTGGGTGAGCGACCCGGCGAGCTTGTGAGTGCTGGAGATGACGAGATCGGCGCCGAGGCGGGCCGGGGATTCCGGCAGGCGCGGGTGGAACCCGAAATGTGGGCCCCAGGCACCGTCGACGATCAACGGTGCCTCGTGAGTGTGGGCGACCTCGGACAGCCCTCGGACATCGGCGACGGACCCGAAATAGCTCGGGGAGACGATATAGACCGCCGAGGCGGCGCGACCTTCATCCTCGGCCTGGGTAAGGGCCGCGTCGAGGGCGGAGACGGAGACGCCGTGAGCGATCCCGTTGACGGCGTCGACGGAGGGCAGGACGTATTGGGGGTGGAGTCCGGCGAGCACCACACCGTCGCTGAAGCTCGAGTGGGCGCTGCGCTGGGAAACGACGTTCTCTCCGAGGCCGGCGGCGGCGAGCGCGACGGTGCGATTGGCCTGGGAGGCGCCGTTGGTGAGGAACCAGGTGCGGCGGGCTCCCCATGCGTCGGCGGCCAGTGCCAGGGAGTCCTGGAAGGGTGAGTCCTCCTCGAGGTCGACGCCTGCGAGGAGCATCGGCAGATCGAGGCGGATCGCCTTCTCGCCGATGAAGTCGGTGAGCAGGCCGCTGATGCCGGCATCCGTTCCGCCGTGGCCGGGCACCATGAGGTTGGTCGAATCGCGGGAGGCCAGAGCGTTCAGCGCGTCCGAATAGGGGGCCTGGTTCTGATCGAGGCAGAAATGGCGGTGCCCGAGGCGGTGCTGCAGTACTGGTGTGTCCGTGAGCGATTCCAACATGTCTCTATCGTCTCGCATCAGATGAGCTGGCGGAATCCCCCAGAATTCTGGTTAGATCCATACACTGTATGGAACAGAGGCGATGTACTGCGTAGTATCAGGGGCATGATCGATCTTCGCCAGATGCAGGCGCTCATGGCAGTGGCCCAGACGGGTTCGGTGGCGCGTGCGGCGAAACAGCTGGGCTGGAGCCAGCCTTCGGTCGACTATCATCTGCGCAATCTCGATCGCCTCTGCGGCACTGCCCTCGTCGAGCGTTCGACGCGTGGTTCGTCGCTGACAGCGGCCGGCGACATCATGCTCGATCGGGCCCGGCGGATTCTCACTCTCTCCCAGCGTGCCCTGCACGATGTACGGGCGTATGCTCAGAGCGGTCTGACACGGATGAAGTTCGGCACCTTCCCCACTGCGGCCTCCGCGCTTCTGCCTTCGATCGTCAAGAGGTCGAAGCAAGCCGGCTTGCACATCGACAGCACGCTCGAGGAGATCTACCAGCTGGTCGCCCACGTCAATCAGCACGACTACGACGCCGTCCTGCTCTATTCGGTTCCTGGCTATGACCTGCCATTCGCTCCGACGGTGAGCACGACCGAGGTGTTCCGCGAACCGCTGCAATTAGCGCTGCCGGTCTCCCACCCACTGGCACGGCGGAAGTCGATCGGCGTGGAGGCCCTGGTCGAACTGCAGGACGAGAACTGGCTGCTCGGCTCGACTCGCGACGACCCCATCGATGCGATCGTCGTCGATGCGTTCAAGGGCGCCGGCCATCAGCTCGAGGTTGAGTTCCGCACCGACGACTATTCGGTGATGCTCGGAATGGTCGCCGCGGAGATGGTCGTCGGCCTCGTCCCCCTGCTGGCTTCAATGGGCCACCACCCGGGGGTGGCGCTGCTGCCCATCGACGATCCGGCCTTCTCCAGGTCCCTCCTGGTGGCCACCCCGCACAGCCCGGCCGGGTCCGAGCTGGCGGCGAACACGCGCAAGCTCTCCGGCATCATCACTGACTGCACGAGCCTGATCGAAGATGCTTCGGTCCACGGATCAGAGCTGAAGCCATAGTGAACGCCAGAGGAAGCCTCGGTCGTTCCAACCGCGCCCTAGTGGCGAGGGGAGCGCCTGGGATCACGATCGGTCGGAGCCTTGAGTGGCAGACGGTTCCACAGCGTGACGGTCACGGCGTCGGCAAGGGGCGCTGCAAGCACAACGACGATCAGGACGATCATCGCACCGACGGTTGCTCCGGCCGCCACATCGTGTGGGAAGTGGTGTCCGGCCACCACCCGGGAGACCGCAGTGATGAGCGTCAGCGGGACGGCCACCCAGGCCATACGAGGTACGGCGACGACGAGAGAGGTCGCCACAGCGACGGCGATCACGGTGTGGTTGCTGGGGTACGACCAGTTCTCCACCGGAGGGCAGCTTGTCACAGCATAATCATAGATGTTGCACGGGCGGGCCTCTTCGAACAGTGCTTTGAGCACCTTGTTGCACGCATAGGCCACAACAGCACCGATGCCGCCCGCTATCAGCACGGACAAGGAGCCTCCTCGACGTCTCAAGAAGAGAATGACCGCGGTGACTGCCCAGGTGCCCACCAACGCCAGCAGGGATGCTTCAGAGAGACGATACCCCAGCTCGAAGGCATCCCAGGCGGCGATGAAGCGAAAGAGGTCGGTGCTCAGTTGCAGTCCGTGGGAGAGCAGCACCAGGACGGCTGCTCCGATTGAGAACAGTGACACAGCGATGAGTACACGGCGT
The Brevibacterium marinum genome window above contains:
- a CDS encoding histidine phosphatase family protein, whose translation is MSVLYLIRHGQASFGTDDYDRLSPLGVAQSRAVGEQFAYLGVSPSLLIHGDMLRQRQTTEGIVTGLDSEKDSHIDSGWNEFNASNLLDALPDHDPRAATDSRIFQRVLEEAAARWAAGDNDDDYEEAFSAFTARVDHALDEAVDSLDSGEQTVVVSSSGAIAWTAARLLGGGFEQWLALNRVTVNSGITKIVKGSSGVSLISFNEHSHLSAGSITYR
- a CDS encoding DUF2000 family protein translates to MAVYTEELFSTGHDAANREAVASVAAEELNLVGIALRGPKNAVDRVVKGARMHG
- a CDS encoding AraC family transcriptional regulator gives rise to the protein MADVIHAWHPDVPLVQEVLHARFEHHAYPSHTHDSWTVLLVDQGTVTYDLDRHEHQTSRSAVTLLPPQVPHDGRSATPDAPFRKRVLYLHPEWLPHTAVDAATQTPTLFNPDVTAAVDHIHSALNDPADALAAECTVLALRDLVQPHLKSPVDTASDKPLARRLRQLLDDRLEETFTIAEAAADLSAHRSHLARVFTDTYGIAPHQYVVGRRVDRARRLLLSGHSPAEAAAESGFHDQSHLTRHFRRTLGMTPGVFAA
- a CDS encoding aminotransferase class I/II-fold pyridoxal phosphate-dependent enzyme, whose translation is MLESLTDTPVLQHRLGHRHFCLDQNQAPYSDALNALASRDSTNLMVPGHGGTDAGISGLLTDFIGEKAIRLDLPMLLAGVDLEEDSPFQDSLALAADAWGARRTWFLTNGASQANRTVALAAAGLGENVVSQRSAHSSFSDGVVLAGLHPQYVLPSVDAVNGIAHGVSVSALDAALTQAEDEGRAASAVYIVSPSYFGSVADVRGLSEVAHTHEAPLIVDGAWGPHFGFHPRLPESPARLGADLVISSTHKLAGSLTQSAMLHLGEGPFADVLEPLIARAMTMTASTSSSALLMGSLDVARRALATGEEMIGRSLDTALRFRELLAADDRFADVGEGFGAFADIVDTDLLRVPIDLSATGISAHWVRDRLITEHDLYFELSTETTLVAVIGAGKTPDVDAVFDTLVAVVESPEGRTEAVSGRAQTGFPELPAPGRRRVSPREGYFAATEIVPAAEAVGRISADSLAAYPPGVPNIMPGEEITAEAVEFLTAIAASPSGFVRGSVTSNVDSFRVLKS
- a CDS encoding LysR family transcriptional regulator, giving the protein MIDLRQMQALMAVAQTGSVARAAKQLGWSQPSVDYHLRNLDRLCGTALVERSTRGSSLTAAGDIMLDRARRILTLSQRALHDVRAYAQSGLTRMKFGTFPTAASALLPSIVKRSKQAGLHIDSTLEEIYQLVAHVNQHDYDAVLLYSVPGYDLPFAPTVSTTEVFREPLQLALPVSHPLARRKSIGVEALVELQDENWLLGSTRDDPIDAIVVDAFKGAGHQLEVEFRTDDYSVMLGMVAAEMVVGLVPLLASMGHHPGVALLPIDDPAFSRSLLVATPHSPAGSELAANTRKLSGIITDCTSLIEDASVHGSELKP
- a CDS encoding phosphatase PAP2 family protein, encoding MLTPTRRVLIAVSLFSIGAAVLVLLSHGLQLSTDLFRFIAAWDAFELGYRLSEASLLALVGTWAVTAVILFLRRRGGSLSVLIAGGIGAVVAYACNKVLKALFEEARPCNIYDYAVTSCPPVENWSYPSNHTVIAVAVATSLVVAVPRMAWVAVPLTLITAVSRVVAGHHFPHDVAAGATVGAMIVLIVVVLAAPLADAVTVTLWNRLPLKAPTDRDPRRSPRH